The DNA window GAGATCATCAAAGAAAGGGAGTATGCATCATGACGAAAGTATTGTACATCACCGCCCATCCCCACGACGATACACAATCGTACAGCATGGCGGTCGGGAAGGCGTTTATTGACGCGTATAAGCAAGTGCATCCGGATCACGAAGTCATTCATCTCGATTTGTATAAAGAATACATTCCGGAAATCGATGTCGATGTATTCAGTGGATGGGGCAAGCTCCGTTCTGGCCAATCGTTTGAACAGCTCTCAGCCGAGGAAAAAGCAAAAGTCGGCCGGATGAACGAGCTGTGTGATCAGTTCATCTCCGCGGACAAATATGTGTTCGTCACGCCGATGTGGAACTTTTCTTTCCCGCCCGTATTGAAAGCGTACATTGACGCGGTGGCGGTGGCTGGAAAAACGTTCAAGTATACGGAACAAGGGCCAATGGGGTTGCTCACCGATAAAAAAGCGCTCCATATTCAGGCGCGTGGCGGCTTTTATTCGGAAGGCCCAGCGGCAGCAATGGAAATGGGCCACCGCTATTTAAGCGTCATTATGCAATTTTTCGGCGTGCCATCATTTGAAGGTCTGTTTGTTGAAGGACATGCGGCCGTGCCGGAAAAAGCGGAAGAAATCAAAGCGAACGCCATTGCCCGGGCAAAAGACATGGCCCATACATTTTGATCAAGCCAAGCAGGATTTGTTTCTCTATTCCGCTGCGGCAGGAAATATTGTTTGGGAAATGGCTCTCGGTTCATCGAGGGAGGTTCTCCGTTCGGAGGGCCTCTTTTTTGTTGTGTCCGCTGTATGAAACAGAAACGTGCTGCGACGTTCGTATACGCCGGTTAGACAACGTATGGTATAATAAACCATATAAACGAAGAGTGGAGGTTCACCGTTTGTGAATGAACATAGACAAAATCGGCTAATGCATCTGCACAGCGCGGCGGCAGTGCTGGCGGCCATGCTGTTTGGTTTGCTTTTGTTCATTGCAGGGCGACTCTCTTTTTCGCCTAGTTTCTATCATTCTATTCATCTTGCTTTAGGGCTTGCCGCCGTTGTCGTCTGTTGGCTTGTCGCCGTGCAAGGGTGGGCCGTGTTTCCTCACACGCTGTCGATGGAGCGGCTTGTGATGGGGGCGCTGTTTTTCTCTTCAGGGACGCTGTTTTCGTTTCACTTTCTCCTTTCATTCTCAGACGTCGGTGAGGCGTCG is part of the Geobacillus sp. 46C-IIa genome and encodes:
- a CDS encoding FMN-dependent NADH-azoreductase; translated protein: MTKVLYITAHPHDDTQSYSMAVGKAFIDAYKQVHPDHEVIHLDLYKEYIPEIDVDVFSGWGKLRSGQSFEQLSAEEKAKVGRMNELCDQFISADKYVFVTPMWNFSFPPVLKAYIDAVAVAGKTFKYTEQGPMGLLTDKKALHIQARGGFYSEGPAAAMEMGHRYLSVIMQFFGVPSFEGLFVEGHAAVPEKAEEIKANAIARAKDMAHTF